Proteins encoded within one genomic window of Thioploca ingrica:
- a CDS encoding peptidase S8 and S53 subtilisin kexin sedolisin, whose translation MLNKLLLQRPLFLGALIKLEIRRSVQLAISVIILFLVPVVFADLIELPSIPPKIPPLKKLEDVQIARGGSVRVIVELDMSAVNLPSSTRAGDRSTSLSLEDQAAQVALVQGMFLDNLKKGMITPTENPVQTQFNYVPALVMKVDRFLLSQIKRDSLVKSVVLDQAVPMALTESIPLIGADKVWQKGYKGSGQTVAIIDSGVDGNHPALAGKVVAEACFSTTDPSVRSSSLCPNGKDEQIGQGSAIPCEEITGCDHGTHVAGIATANGEVKGVAPEAKIIAIQVSSRFDNNTLCGNLPCLLIYFSDVIRALEYVYSIHNQIAIASANLSIGGGYYSSPCDSEIPPLTQIIDNLRHFGIATVVASGNGWNGYSMSLPACISSAISVGATCDVESSDPTYDQVCPGGKDSVALFSNSADFLDLLAPGMWVTSTVPGGGIGTKGGTSMSTPFVTGAWALLKSAKPDATVEEILTILQDTGKPILDKRNDLTKPRIQLDAAVVVVEPPPPVDDPQPPPVDPPTPPVDPPTPPVDPPTPPVDSPTPPVDPPTPPVDPPTPPVDPPTPPVDPPTPPVDPPTPPVDPPTPPVDPPTPPVDPSLATILPNISVVPDEQGFHFMWEQAAELDSGGGMNLWCAEMDKDNHTFKDLTKVNQQLTAAIDEAFYPIGGISGVKYCTLEEINAAGESTFHCDAAVVISDEATVNIADLEAAKALCHSLTQ comes from the coding sequence ATGTTAAATAAATTACTCCTACAGCGACCTCTGTTTTTAGGAGCATTGATTAAGTTAGAAATACGACGGAGTGTCCAACTCGCTATTTCAGTTATAATTTTGTTTTTAGTTCCGGTTGTTTTTGCCGATTTGATTGAACTTCCATCCATTCCTCCAAAAATACCCCCGCTGAAAAAACTGGAAGACGTGCAAATCGCACGCGGCGGTAGTGTCCGTGTTATCGTTGAGTTGGATATGAGTGCGGTGAATCTTCCATCGTCTACACGAGCAGGTGATCGAAGTACATCATTAAGTTTAGAAGATCAAGCCGCACAAGTTGCTTTAGTCCAAGGAATGTTCCTAGATAATTTAAAAAAGGGAATGATCACGCCAACTGAGAATCCGGTTCAAACTCAGTTTAATTATGTTCCGGCTTTAGTAATGAAGGTTGATAGATTTCTATTGAGTCAGATTAAGCGAGATTCCCTAGTTAAATCAGTAGTCTTAGATCAAGCTGTTCCTATGGCATTAACTGAAAGTATCCCTTTAATTGGAGCAGATAAAGTTTGGCAAAAAGGTTATAAGGGCAGTGGGCAAACGGTAGCTATTATAGATAGCGGGGTCGATGGCAATCATCCCGCTTTAGCTGGTAAAGTAGTTGCCGAAGCTTGTTTCTCAACCACCGATCCTTCGGTTAGGTCAAGTAGTTTGTGTCCAAATGGAAAAGATGAACAAATAGGGCAGGGTAGTGCGATTCCTTGCGAAGAAATAACCGGTTGTGATCATGGTACCCATGTCGCCGGTATTGCCACAGCTAATGGTGAGGTAAAAGGCGTCGCCCCAGAAGCCAAGATTATTGCCATACAGGTCTCTTCTCGCTTTGATAATAATACGTTGTGTGGTAATTTACCCTGCCTGCTTATTTATTTTTCGGATGTGATCCGTGCTCTAGAATATGTATATTCCATTCATAATCAAATAGCTATCGCCTCTGCTAATTTAAGTATCGGTGGCGGCTATTATTCTTCTCCCTGTGATAGCGAGATACCACCATTAACCCAGATAATAGATAATCTTCGTCACTTTGGAATAGCAACGGTGGTTGCTTCCGGTAATGGTTGGAATGGTTACTCAATGAGCCTTCCAGCTTGTATTTCTAGCGCCATCAGTGTGGGAGCCACTTGTGATGTAGAGAGTTCTGATCCAACCTACGATCAGGTTTGCCCCGGTGGCAAGGACAGTGTTGCCCTGTTTTCCAATAGTGCTGATTTCTTAGATTTATTAGCACCAGGTATGTGGGTTACTTCAACTGTACCTGGAGGTGGTATTGGCACTAAAGGAGGGACTTCAATGTCAACACCGTTTGTTACCGGTGCTTGGGCGCTATTGAAATCAGCTAAACCAGACGCTACCGTTGAAGAAATTTTAACCATTTTACAAGACACGGGTAAACCGATCTTAGATAAAAGGAATGATTTAACTAAACCACGTATTCAACTGGATGCAGCGGTAGTGGTAGTGGAACCTCCACCACCAGTTGATGATCCTCAACCACCACCAGTTGATCCTCCGACACCACCAGTTGATCCTCCGACACCACCAGTTGATCCTCCAACGCCGCCAGTTGATTCTCCGACACCACCAGTTGATCCTCCGACGCCGCCAGTTGATCCTCCGACACCACCAGTTGATCCTCCGACGCCGCCAGTTGATCCTCCGACACCACCAGTTGATCCTCCGACGCCGCCAGTTGATCCTCCGACACCACCAGTTGATCCTCCGACGCCGCCAGTTGATCCTTCATTAGCAACGATATTACCCAATATTTCCGTGGTGCCTGATGAACAAGGTTTCCATTTCATGTGGGAGCAAGCTGCTGAGCTAGATAGTGGCGGTGGAATGAATTTATGGTGTGCCGAGATGGATAAGGATAACCATACCTTCAAAGATTTGACGAAAGTTAACCAACAACTCACAGCGGCTATCGATGAAGCCTTTTATCCTATCGGTGGCATTAGTGGTGTCAAATATTGTACCTTAGAAGAAATCAATGCGGCTGGCGAAAGTACTTTCCATTGCGATGCTGCAGTGGTCATTAGTGATGAAGCCACTGTTAACATTGCCGATTTGGAAGCCGCTAAAGCTTTATGTCATAGTCTCACGCAATAA
- a CDS encoding phosphoglycerate mutase 1 gives MYKIILLRHGESVWNQENRFTGWTDVDLSEKGLQEAQSAGEVLKKEGYVLDLAFTSCLKRAIRTLWITLDQMDLMWIPVERHWRLNERHYGALQGLNKAETAKIHGEKQVKIWRRSYDIPPPAVDKSDPRYPGHDRRYKDLDETAIPVTESLKDVVKRFLPLWQESIAPKIQQGKRIIIVAHGNSLRALVKYLDDVPNEEIVQLNIPTGIPLVYELDAQLQPIKHYYLGDEEVIKQAANAVANQGKVK, from the coding sequence ATGTATAAAATTATTCTGTTACGACATGGTGAAAGTGTTTGGAACCAAGAAAATCGTTTCACTGGTTGGACGGATGTCGATCTCTCAGAAAAAGGGTTACAAGAAGCGCAAAGTGCCGGCGAAGTCTTAAAAAAAGAAGGCTATGTACTTGATCTTGCTTTTACTTCTTGTTTAAAAAGAGCCATAAGAACCCTGTGGATAACTTTAGACCAGATGGATTTAATGTGGATTCCGGTTGAGCGTCATTGGCGACTCAATGAACGCCACTATGGTGCTCTTCAGGGTTTAAATAAAGCCGAAACAGCCAAAATTCATGGCGAAAAACAGGTTAAAATTTGGAGAAGAAGCTATGATATACCACCACCAGCAGTGGATAAATCTGACCCACGATATCCAGGACATGATCGGCGTTATAAAGATTTAGATGAAACAGCTATTCCCGTCACTGAAAGTTTAAAAGACGTCGTTAAACGTTTTCTACCGCTTTGGCAAGAAAGCATCGCGCCCAAAATCCAACAGGGTAAACGAATCATTATTGTCGCTCATGGTAATAGCTTACGAGCATTAGTCAAATACCTTGATGATGTTCCTAACGAAGAAATTGTCCAGTTGAATATCCCAACCGGTATACCCTTAGTTTACGAATTGGACGCACAATTACAACCCATCAAACACTATTATCTGGGTGATGAGGAAGTTATTAAGCAAGCAGCCAATGCGGTTGCCAATCAAGGTAAAGTGAAATAA
- a CDS encoding nucleotide pyrophosphohydrolase: MSTDSLEQLRQRLAEFAAVRDWDQFHSPKNLAMALIAESAELIEHFQWLTEEQSRCLSPVKKQAVSYELADILIYLIRIADKLDIDLITAAQLKIQLNENRYPVERVKGDARRADEY; this comes from the coding sequence ATGTCTACTGATAGTCTTGAACAATTACGTCAACGTTTAGCTGAATTTGCAGCAGTGCGCGATTGGGATCAATTTCATTCCCCCAAAAATTTAGCGATGGCTTTAATTGCGGAATCAGCAGAATTGATTGAACATTTTCAATGGCTTACTGAGGAACAAAGCCGCTGCTTATCCCCTGTAAAAAAACAAGCCGTCAGTTATGAATTAGCGGATATTTTAATTTATCTCATTCGGATAGCCGATAAACTTGACATTGACTTAATTACTGCGGCGCAACTTAAAATTCAACTCAATGAAAACCGTTATCCGGTTGAACGGGTAAAAGGAGATGCTCGCCGTGCTGATGAATATTAA
- a CDS encoding carbonic anhydrase, protein MLYKRFVLVLAATLGLQISAFAKEETSGDHWGYTGKTGPAHWADLSKEYAVCHDGHHQSPVNITKSVKAQLPPLEFNYHSIPLVIENNGHTIKITADKAGDLKIGGTTYHLMQFHTHQPSDEAINGKRAAMVVHLVHQDDNNHLAVVSVLLDESKTTNPLLEKLAKFLPKRPSEVQPHQEKIDINQLLPTEKDYYTFEGSLTTPPCTEGVKWIILKQHMPITATDLIQYQKLYPRNARPLQPLNDREVFSSN, encoded by the coding sequence ATGCTTTATAAGCGATTTGTGCTAGTTTTAGCAGCAACTTTAGGCTTACAAATCAGCGCCTTTGCTAAAGAAGAAACTAGCGGTGATCATTGGGGCTATACGGGAAAAACCGGACCGGCTCATTGGGCGGATTTGTCAAAGGAATATGCGGTGTGTCATGATGGTCACCATCAATCACCAGTTAATATCACTAAAAGTGTCAAAGCCCAACTCCCGCCATTAGAATTTAATTACCATTCTATCCCACTGGTCATTGAAAATAATGGCCATACCATTAAGATAACTGCTGATAAAGCGGGTGATTTAAAAATAGGCGGAACCACTTACCACTTAATGCAGTTTCACACCCATCAGCCCAGTGACGAGGCGATTAATGGTAAGCGAGCCGCTATGGTAGTTCACTTAGTTCATCAAGATGATAATAACCACCTCGCGGTGGTATCGGTTTTATTGGATGAAAGTAAAACGACTAATCCGTTGCTAGAAAAACTCGCGAAATTCTTACCGAAGCGACCCAGTGAAGTACAACCACATCAGGAAAAAATCGATATTAATCAGTTGTTACCGACTGAAAAAGATTATTATACCTTTGAGGGTTCTTTGACAACCCCACCGTGTACTGAAGGAGTCAAGTGGATAATTTTGAAGCAACACATGCCCATTACAGCTACCGATTTAATCCAATACCAAAAATTGTATCCACGCAATGCACGTCCATTACAACCGCTGAATGATCGTGAGGTGTTTTCCTCTAACTAA